A single genomic interval of Spinacia oleracea cultivar Varoflay chromosome 6, BTI_SOV_V1, whole genome shotgun sequence harbors:
- the LOC110776858 gene encoding uncharacterized protein — MGNSLRCCLACVLPCGALDLIRIVHLNGYVEEITRVVTAGEILDAYPNHVLSKPCSQGNNMVRKIMILSPDSELKRGSIYFLIPDSSLPSKKSKKNKINAPKSIHHDQLIVHDHKLISKSKSIVHDHKLISKSKSITTQVNHDIHDAKVLSLDLSKLEDNQENSNINNNVLVCEAKLLNSKSKSGKHQRRRSSRGKSGIWQPHLEIITEDF; from the coding sequence ATGGGAAATAGCTTAAGGTGTTGTTTGGCATGTGTACTACCATGTGGTGCACTAGACTTGATCCGTATAGTTCATCTAAACGGGTACGTAGAAGAGATCACAAGAGTGGTAACAGCCGGGGAAATTCTAGATGCTTATCCAAACCATGTTTTAAGTAAACCTTGTTCTCAAGGTAATAATATGGTTAGGAAAATCATGATTTTATCTCCTGATTCCGAGCTTAAGCGTGGTAGTATCTACTTCTTGATCCCTGATTCTTCATTGCCTTCCAAAAAGTCTAAGAAGAATAAGATCAACGCTCCAAAATCAATTCATCATGATCAACTTATTGTTCATGATCATAAACTTATTAGTAAGTCCAAGAGTATTGTTCATGATCATAAACTTATTAGTAAGTCCAAGAGTATTACTACTCAAGTTAATCATGATATTCATGATGCTAAAGTTTTAAGTTTAGATTTATCAAAATTGGAAGATAATCAAGAAAATAGTAATATCAATAATAATGTGTTAGTTTGTGAAGCAAAATTACTCAACTCTAAATCTAAATCTGGGAAGCATCAAAGGAGAAGAAGCAGCAGGGGTAAAAGTGGTATTTGGCAACCTCATTTGGAGATTATTACTGAagatttctga